From Mustela nigripes isolate SB6536 chromosome 13, MUSNIG.SB6536, whole genome shotgun sequence, one genomic window encodes:
- the CIMAP1C gene encoding outer dense fiber protein 3-like protein 1, with translation MKPPKGAGNSGFNGQPPEEKVQVPSRQEVKQTPVIMAMIKGPGPAKYLRPSCTGYSHHDISMFQEPAYTLQTRHSEKRIMDICSPGPCHFLDPKITRFGMSSCPQVLMEERLSNLRVSPNPASCHYSLEKTHPPGERRAPQYAFGYRCPYRVMDPNPAPNRYQLPLLLGPNNPVSRAAPCYSLALEHKNWFYKEDVAGGPGPAMHARPEPSVYQNRSPDYSMAKRFAYPMDHTPRPGPGSHDVQQVWVHKPRTPAFTMGIKHSPYLCPLVIDIHD, from the exons ATGAAACCGCCCAAGGGGGCCGGGAACTCTGGGTTCAATGGGCAGCCCCCAGAGGAGAAGGTTCAGGTGCCTTCTCGGCAAGAGGTAAAGCAGACCCCTGTGATCATGGCAATGATCAAAG GTCCGGGCCCGGCTAAGTATCTCCGGCCATCCTGCACGGGCTACTCACACCATGATATCTCCATGTTCCAGGAGCCAGCCTACACTCTGCAAACCAGGCACTCGGAGAAGC GGATCATGGACATTTGCAGTCCTGGGCCTTGCCATTTCTTGGATCCCAAAATAACCCGGTTTGGAATGTCCAGCTGCCCACAGGTCCTCATGGAGGAACGCCTCTCTAACCTGC GTGTGAGCCCCAACCCGGCCTCCTGCCATTACTCCTTGGAGAAGACCCACCCACCTGGGGAACGCAGGGCTCCCCAGTATGCTTTTGGCTACCGGTGCCCATACAGAGTGATGGACCCCAATCCAGCCCCCAACCGGTATCAGCTGCCACTCTTGCTGGGTCCCAACAACCCCGTCAGCCGAGCTGCCCCTTGCTATAGTTTGGCCTTGGAACATAAGAACTGGTTCTACAAGGAGGATGTGGCAGGAGGCCCCGGGCCGGCCATGCACGCCCGGCCTGAGCCCTCCGTGTACCAGAACCGTAGCCCTGACTACAGCATGGCCAAGCGATTCGCCTACCCGATGGACCACACACCTCGGCCCGGCCCTGGCTCCCACGATGTCCAGCAGGTCTGGGTGCACAAGCCCCGCACCCCTGCATTCACCATGGGCATCAAGCACTCACCCTACCTATGCCCGCTGGTCATCGACATTCACGATTAA